A stretch of the Sphingomonas sp. CL5.1 genome encodes the following:
- a CDS encoding phytanoyl-CoA dioxygenase family protein yields MDFSAQREQFATEGYAVFDRILEGLLLDLLRAECGRVIEREDARLDALGVEVDGISHKGKRYFAGECQRRQPDLRKMLFSETMAEICRATLGDDAYFFYDQYVVKGADKGMPFSWHQDSGYVVGNGGPVDHKPYLTCWCALDDTTIANGTVRIMPFSQAPETRDGIVPHVRQPGSNDLVGYTGDSEGVTVEVPAGSIVAFSSLALHATGSNSTPNMRRVYLAQYSPEPILNPGTGHLRRNAIAFLRGGSQVTFN; encoded by the coding sequence ATGGATTTTTCGGCTCAGCGCGAACAGTTCGCGACCGAAGGATATGCGGTGTTCGACCGCATCCTCGAAGGCCTGCTGCTCGATCTCCTGCGCGCGGAATGCGGCCGCGTGATCGAGCGGGAGGACGCCCGCCTCGATGCGCTCGGCGTCGAGGTCGACGGGATCAGCCACAAGGGCAAGCGCTATTTCGCGGGCGAGTGCCAGCGCAGGCAACCGGATTTGCGCAAGATGCTGTTCAGCGAGACGATGGCCGAAATCTGCCGTGCCACGCTCGGCGATGATGCCTATTTCTTCTACGACCAATATGTCGTGAAGGGCGCGGACAAGGGGATGCCGTTCAGCTGGCATCAGGATTCCGGCTATGTCGTGGGCAATGGCGGGCCGGTCGACCACAAGCCGTATCTGACCTGCTGGTGCGCGCTCGACGACACGACGATCGCGAACGGCACGGTGCGCATCATGCCTTTCTCGCAGGCGCCTGAAACCCGTGACGGCATCGTTCCACACGTCCGGCAGCCGGGGAGCAACGATCTCGTCGGTTATACCGGCGACAGCGAGGGTGTGACGGTCGAGGTGCCGGCGGGCAGCATCGTCGCTTTTTCGAGCCTTGCGCTCCACGCCACCGGATCGAATTCGACCCCGAACATGCGGCGCGTTTATCTGGCGCAATATTCGCCCGAGCCGATACTCAATCCCGGCACCGGCCACCTCCGTCGTAATGCCATCGCTTTCCTGCGTGGCGGCTCTCAGGTGACGTTCAACTGA
- a CDS encoding LysR family transcriptional regulator, with the protein MNLRRLHHFDTLYRLGSYARAADELGLTQSALTRSIQKLEEELGAMLFDRTTHYVRPTSDADRLIRSARDVIAASANLEQEARGLAHPSGGVVHVGAGPYPLQPLLTDAIARFAGTHPGVRVTVTGGPSAQLLETLVDRRLDLVVCNRAKFAASGHADEVMSIPLPPEPLMLVCAPDHPLARGEGDSAAFPWALPRPAPGSNFPRAIRARLAAGQFPDYELDSTAACLDMARSGRAITVVPRALALRSGLHAIALPPSEVTRDAIHFLRNRSRSTLVAAFVDVLRAVSQAEAIDSNSAASADPAR; encoded by the coding sequence ATGAACCTCCGCCGCCTTCATCATTTCGATACGCTCTACCGGCTCGGGAGCTACGCGCGCGCCGCCGACGAACTCGGCCTCACCCAATCGGCGCTGACCCGCTCGATCCAGAAACTGGAGGAAGAACTGGGCGCCATGTTGTTCGATCGCACCACGCATTACGTGCGGCCCACCAGCGACGCGGATCGCCTGATCCGCTCGGCGCGCGACGTGATCGCGGCATCGGCGAATCTGGAGCAGGAAGCGCGCGGCCTCGCCCACCCGAGCGGCGGCGTCGTCCATGTCGGCGCCGGTCCCTATCCGCTGCAACCTTTGCTCACCGACGCGATCGCGCGCTTCGCCGGGACGCATCCGGGCGTGCGTGTCACCGTCACCGGCGGGCCGTCCGCGCAACTGCTCGAAACGCTTGTCGATCGCCGTCTCGATCTCGTCGTGTGCAATCGCGCCAAGTTCGCCGCGTCGGGTCATGCCGACGAGGTGATGTCGATCCCGCTGCCGCCCGAGCCGCTGATGCTGGTCTGCGCCCCCGATCATCCGCTCGCAAGGGGGGAGGGCGACAGCGCCGCTTTCCCCTGGGCGCTTCCGCGTCCCGCGCCCGGCAGCAATTTCCCCCGCGCGATCCGCGCGCGGCTCGCCGCCGGGCAATTCCCCGATTACGAACTCGACTCCACCGCCGCCTGTCTCGACATGGCGCGCAGCGGCCGGGCGATCACCGTCGTGCCGCGCGCGCTCGCGCTGCGATCGGGCCTCCACGCGATCGCGCTGCCGCCGTCGGAGGTGACGCGAGATGCGATACACTTCCTCCGCAACCGCAGCCGCAGCACATTGGTCGCCGCCTTCGTCGATGTCCTGCGCGCGGTGTCTCAGGCCGAGGCGATTGACTCGAACAGCGCGGCATCGGCCGATCCGGCGCGATAG
- a CDS encoding long-chain-fatty-acid--CoA ligase, producing the protein MLGLMQDWPLTVDRIIDHAAMWDGDRPIVTRGNDGSVVRSDYAAIRDRARKLSTALASVGIRPDDRVATMAWNNIRHLEAWFAIMGMGAVCHTLNPRLFADQLRYIIGHAGDRAILVDPCFQVMLAELLAGMTWDGAIIILGDDVEIDRDALPGAVSVETLIASAREDDARWGGFDERAACALCYTSGTTGDPKGVLYSHRSTVIHMLMTLQPDVFGIGINDVAMPIVPMYHANAWGMPLSTAAIGCKLVLPGARLDGASLHELIENEGVTFSAAVPTVWQGLLHHLDKTGARLTRLKRVIVGGAALPESLIRRLREHGVEAVQGWGMTETSPIGTHGKLTPAIAALPFDAQIPQRLKQGRPPFGIELKIVDEAGVRLPHDGVTPGRLHVRGPTVAAGYMGGRIGDILDGEGFFDTGDVATIDSYSYMAIVDRAKDVIKSGGEWISSIEIENIAIGHPKVAHCAVIGVPHPRWDERPLLVAALHPGESVSGEELLGFLDGRIARWWMPDAVMFIDEMPFGATGKIDKKALRTRFIAPLQDIIERPLPHGA; encoded by the coding sequence ATGCTCGGGTTGATGCAGGATTGGCCGCTGACCGTTGACCGGATCATAGACCATGCGGCGATGTGGGACGGCGATCGGCCAATCGTTACGCGCGGCAATGATGGATCGGTCGTCCGCAGCGATTACGCCGCGATTCGCGATCGGGCGCGGAAATTGTCGACGGCGCTCGCGAGCGTCGGGATCCGGCCGGACGACCGTGTCGCGACGATGGCGTGGAACAATATCCGCCACCTAGAGGCCTGGTTCGCGATCATGGGCATGGGCGCGGTATGCCACACGCTCAACCCGCGCCTCTTCGCCGATCAGTTGCGCTACATCATCGGCCATGCCGGGGATCGCGCGATCCTTGTCGACCCCTGCTTCCAGGTCATGCTCGCCGAGCTTCTCGCCGGGATGACATGGGATGGAGCAATCATCATCCTCGGTGACGATGTCGAGATCGATCGCGATGCGCTGCCCGGCGCGGTTTCGGTCGAAACGTTGATCGCCAGCGCCCGCGAGGACGACGCGCGCTGGGGCGGATTCGACGAGCGCGCGGCATGCGCATTATGCTACACCAGCGGCACGACGGGTGATCCAAAGGGCGTGCTCTATTCGCATCGCTCGACGGTCATTCACATGTTGATGACCTTGCAGCCCGACGTGTTCGGGATCGGCATCAACGACGTCGCGATGCCGATCGTGCCGATGTATCACGCCAATGCCTGGGGAATGCCGCTGTCGACAGCGGCGATCGGATGCAAGCTGGTGCTGCCGGGCGCGCGGCTGGATGGAGCATCCCTGCACGAGTTGATCGAAAACGAGGGCGTCACCTTCTCGGCGGCGGTGCCGACGGTCTGGCAGGGCTTGCTCCACCATCTCGACAAGACCGGCGCGCGGCTGACACGCCTGAAACGGGTGATCGTCGGCGGCGCGGCGCTACCCGAAAGCTTGATCCGGCGGCTGCGCGAGCATGGCGTGGAAGCAGTGCAAGGCTGGGGCATGACCGAAACCTCGCCGATCGGGACGCATGGGAAACTGACGCCCGCGATCGCGGCCCTGCCGTTCGACGCGCAGATACCCCAGCGGCTGAAGCAGGGGCGGCCACCGTTCGGGATCGAGCTGAAGATCGTCGACGAAGCCGGCGTCCGCCTGCCGCACGACGGCGTGACGCCCGGCCGGCTGCATGTGCGCGGGCCGACCGTGGCGGCGGGGTATATGGGCGGTCGGATCGGCGACATCCTCGACGGAGAGGGATTCTTCGATACCGGCGATGTCGCGACCATCGACAGCTACAGCTATATGGCGATCGTCGATCGCGCGAAGGACGTGATCAAGTCCGGCGGCGAATGGATCAGTTCGATAGAGATAGAGAATATCGCGATCGGCCATCCGAAGGTCGCGCATTGCGCGGTGATCGGCGTGCCGCATCCGCGCTGGGACGAGCGGCCGTTGCTGGTCGCGGCGCTCCACCCCGGCGAAAGCGTCAGCGGGGAGGAGTTGCTCGGCTTCCTCGATGGCAGGATCGCCAGATGGTGGATGCCTGATGCGGTAATGTTCATCGACGAAATGCCGTTCGGCGCGACCGGCAAGATCGACAAGAAAGCTTTGCGGACGCGCTTCATCGCGCCCCTACAGGATATCATAGAAAGGCCCCTGCCCCATGGCGCTTGA
- a CDS encoding alpha-glucosidase, which produces MALEAHDNGFALRLHEQVILSHDSDMPGFFVGRGEPHVHARLGHFDLSQDVIERRALTHAEVVGNSIRFAERAGTPWLLEATVSEEGADAVVALTALDPTLNRLWLRVPAGADEHVWGGGEQFSFFDLRGRHFPLWSSEPGVGRDPASALFQQVEAQRKGGGGSYAHTNFPQPTFVSSRRYALHVDSFAYAAFDFRNDDFHEIEVWEIPARIELWTRPHFTDLVSALSERFGRQPPLPEWVLGGAIIGLKDGDNSFARLETYEDAGVAVSGLWCEDWVGLRVTSFGNRLFWDWQWNAERYPDLPARIAELKARGIRFLGYVNPYLAVDGPLYAEAVSRGFLVMRPDCDEPYVIDFGEFCCGHVDFTNPAAAAWFADTIIGEKMIDFGLSGWMADFGEYLPVDVRLANGESGMTAHNRWPALWGKVNAKGIAGRGMTGEMMVFMRSGAAGVQRHCPMLWAGDQAVDFSRHDGIGTVICAALSAGMLGNTHHHSDCGGYTSLFDTTRDAELAMRWAEMAAFTSMMRTHEGNRPRQNVQYDDDPELLAHFARMTRIYAHLAPYIRRLSHEAARSGLPVQRPLFLHFEDDPATYAIQTAYLLGPDLLVAPVIAAGKDEWTTYLPVGAEWVHVWSGASHPGGGEVTVAAPFGQPPVFYRAGSADAALFESIASA; this is translated from the coding sequence ATGGCGCTTGAGGCGCATGACAACGGCTTTGCCCTACGTCTCCATGAACAGGTGATCCTGTCGCACGACAGCGATATGCCCGGTTTCTTCGTCGGGCGCGGCGAGCCGCATGTCCACGCCAGGCTCGGCCATTTCGATTTGTCGCAGGACGTGATCGAACGGCGCGCACTGACTCATGCCGAAGTCGTAGGAAACTCCATCCGCTTCGCCGAACGCGCGGGCACGCCATGGCTACTGGAAGCGACGGTTTCAGAAGAAGGCGCCGACGCGGTGGTTGCGTTGACCGCGCTTGATCCCACGCTCAACCGGTTATGGCTGCGCGTTCCCGCCGGGGCTGACGAGCATGTCTGGGGCGGCGGCGAGCAATTCTCCTTTTTCGACCTGCGTGGGCGGCATTTTCCCTTATGGTCGAGCGAGCCGGGGGTCGGGCGAGATCCAGCCTCGGCTTTGTTCCAGCAGGTCGAAGCGCAGCGCAAGGGCGGCGGCGGCAGCTATGCGCACACCAATTTCCCGCAGCCGACCTTCGTCAGTTCGCGACGCTACGCGCTGCATGTCGACAGTTTCGCTTATGCCGCGTTCGATTTCCGGAACGATGATTTCCACGAGATCGAGGTGTGGGAGATTCCGGCGCGGATCGAACTATGGACGCGGCCGCATTTCACCGATCTGGTCTCGGCGCTGTCGGAGCGTTTCGGGCGCCAGCCCCCGCTCCCCGAATGGGTGCTCGGTGGCGCGATTATCGGGCTGAAGGACGGTGACAACAGCTTTGCGCGCCTCGAGACCTATGAGGACGCCGGGGTCGCGGTGTCCGGCTTGTGGTGCGAGGATTGGGTGGGGCTGCGCGTCACCAGCTTCGGCAATCGCCTGTTCTGGGACTGGCAATGGAATGCCGAGCGTTATCCCGATCTGCCCGCGCGGATCGCGGAGTTGAAAGCGCGCGGCATCCGTTTCCTTGGCTATGTGAACCCTTATCTGGCGGTCGACGGGCCACTTTATGCCGAAGCGGTCTCGCGGGGTTTCCTGGTGATGCGGCCCGATTGCGATGAACCTTACGTGATCGATTTCGGCGAATTTTGTTGCGGCCATGTCGATTTCACCAATCCGGCAGCTGCGGCATGGTTCGCCGATACGATCATCGGTGAGAAGATGATCGATTTCGGCCTGTCGGGCTGGATGGCGGATTTCGGCGAATATCTGCCGGTCGACGTGCGGCTCGCGAACGGTGAGAGCGGGATGACCGCGCACAATCGCTGGCCGGCGCTGTGGGGCAAGGTGAATGCCAAGGGGATCGCCGGGCGCGGCATGACGGGCGAGATGATGGTGTTCATGCGCTCCGGCGCGGCGGGCGTGCAGCGGCATTGCCCGATGCTATGGGCGGGCGATCAGGCGGTCGATTTCAGCCGGCATGACGGCATCGGCACGGTGATCTGCGCTGCGCTTTCGGCAGGGATGCTGGGCAACACGCATCATCACAGCGATTGCGGCGGCTATACCAGCCTGTTCGACACGACCCGCGACGCCGAACTCGCGATGCGCTGGGCCGAGATGGCGGCGTTCACCTCGATGATGCGGACGCATGAGGGCAATCGACCACGGCAGAATGTGCAATATGACGACGACCCCGAATTGCTTGCGCATTTCGCGCGGATGACGCGAATATATGCCCATCTCGCGCCCTATATCCGGCGGCTGTCGCATGAGGCGGCGCGGTCCGGCTTGCCGGTGCAGCGACCGCTGTTCCTTCATTTCGAGGATGATCCCGCGACCTATGCGATCCAGACCGCCTATCTGCTCGGTCCCGATCTGCTTGTCGCACCGGTGATCGCGGCGGGGAAAGACGAATGGACGACCTATCTGCCGGTGGGCGCGGAGTGGGTGCATGTCTGGTCGGGCGCATCCCATCCGGGCGGCGGGGAGGTGACGGTGGCGGCGCCGTTCGGCCAGCCGCCCGTCTTCTATCGCGCCGGATCGGCCGATGCCGCGCTGTTCGAGTCAATCGCCTCGGCCTGA
- a CDS encoding TonB-dependent receptor, which translates to MKTTAYKAILALSTTMATALVAAAPARAQESGAESHPFASNDIIVTAQKREQNLQDVPVAISVVSGDQLERANINSAEQLFQRVPTLTFRKGNTNKDSGLSIRGVGTISFSSGVEPSVSTVIDGVVYARTGQQTSDFLDVERIEVLRGPQGSLFGKNASAGVINIVTRSPGDTLGGYVDAAWYEGNEYRIRGSIGGPIANGIKASLTGFWSKYDGNGLNVYNNHKINGYEHWGLRGKLIADPTDTLKITLIADYSENSDNGYADSIGTVFPSAFNNAIFIPSLAPLKLNGSNKDIDNDLDPYTKDKNGGVSGQIDLRLGGATLTSITAYRHWYNYQVRDGDFRSDAPSYVNTGIATGDVLSHDRGDLKFDQFTQELRIASANPQFFEYVAGLYYYHTKEVDFFNRTVTACTASTLPTVNGLTPCATGSSTYVTNHGDANFTTTLTSYAGFGQGTFNFTHAFRGILGVRYTEDKVGYDFARTSTQTTAFSGVNPAFAAAGSIKGHGWSGNVGLQYDVAQDIMAYATYTRGYKGPALNVFFNMLARDTGRIAPEKSNAYEAGLKTRLFDRRLTLNLAAFYAEYDNYQANFLDIVAGQVVTRLTNAGSVSTRGIEMDFNAAVTDNFSLSGGFNYTDAHINKFICPAGTVVTCADAINGKPLPFAPKYKGTATVDWRLPLNLQGFNVDLNSSVTYQSKTNFDINQNPYSYQNPYAIWDAGITLRTADDKYALSFLVKNITNKQFVIQRIPNGTSFMRQITPRDAERYVGVTARMNF; encoded by the coding sequence ATGAAGACAACAGCATATAAGGCAATTCTGGCGCTTTCGACCACGATGGCCACTGCCCTGGTCGCGGCCGCGCCGGCACGGGCGCAGGAAAGCGGCGCTGAATCGCATCCATTCGCCAGCAATGACATCATCGTCACCGCGCAGAAGCGCGAGCAGAATTTGCAGGACGTGCCCGTCGCCATTTCGGTCGTATCAGGCGATCAGCTCGAGCGGGCGAACATCAATTCCGCCGAGCAATTGTTCCAGCGTGTCCCGACGTTGACCTTCCGCAAGGGCAACACCAACAAGGATTCGGGGCTTTCGATCCGCGGCGTCGGCACCATCTCCTTCTCATCGGGCGTTGAACCGTCGGTTTCCACCGTGATCGATGGCGTCGTCTATGCGCGCACCGGTCAGCAGACCTCGGACTTCCTCGATGTCGAGCGCATCGAGGTGCTGCGCGGCCCGCAAGGCAGCCTGTTCGGCAAGAACGCTTCGGCCGGCGTCATCAACATCGTCACGCGCAGTCCAGGGGACACGCTGGGCGGCTACGTCGATGCGGCGTGGTATGAGGGCAACGAATATCGTATTCGCGGCAGCATCGGCGGCCCGATCGCGAATGGCATCAAGGCATCGCTCACCGGCTTCTGGTCGAAATATGACGGCAACGGCCTCAACGTATATAACAACCACAAGATCAACGGCTATGAGCATTGGGGCCTGCGCGGCAAGCTGATCGCCGATCCCACCGACACGCTCAAGATCACGCTGATCGCCGATTATTCGGAGAACAGCGACAATGGCTACGCCGACAGCATCGGCACGGTATTCCCCTCCGCGTTCAACAACGCCATATTCATTCCGAGCCTTGCTCCATTGAAGCTCAACGGAAGTAACAAGGATATCGACAATGATCTCGATCCCTATACCAAGGACAAGAATGGCGGTGTTTCCGGCCAGATCGACCTTCGCCTGGGCGGCGCGACGCTGACCTCGATCACCGCCTATCGCCATTGGTATAATTACCAGGTCCGCGATGGCGATTTCCGCTCGGACGCCCCTTCCTATGTCAACACCGGCATCGCGACGGGCGACGTTCTCTCGCATGATCGCGGCGATCTGAAGTTCGACCAGTTCACGCAGGAATTGCGCATCGCATCGGCGAATCCGCAATTCTTCGAATATGTGGCCGGCCTTTATTATTACCACACGAAGGAAGTCGATTTCTTCAATCGCACCGTGACCGCATGCACCGCCTCGACGCTGCCGACCGTCAACGGATTGACGCCGTGCGCGACGGGGTCATCCACTTACGTGACCAATCATGGCGACGCCAATTTCACCACGACGCTGACGAGCTACGCCGGCTTCGGACAGGGCACCTTCAACTTCACCCATGCCTTCCGCGGCATTCTCGGGGTACGCTATACCGAGGACAAGGTCGGCTATGACTTCGCACGCACATCGACGCAGACGACCGCGTTCAGCGGCGTGAATCCGGCCTTCGCCGCCGCCGGCTCGATCAAGGGTCATGGCTGGTCGGGCAATGTCGGCCTGCAATATGACGTGGCCCAGGATATCATGGCCTATGCCACCTATACGCGCGGCTACAAGGGACCGGCGCTCAACGTCTTCTTCAACATGCTCGCACGCGATACCGGGCGCATCGCGCCGGAAAAATCGAACGCCTATGAGGCCGGTCTCAAGACGCGGCTGTTCGATCGCCGCCTGACGCTGAACCTCGCGGCCTTCTATGCCGAATACGACAATTACCAGGCCAACTTCCTTGATATCGTCGCGGGGCAGGTGGTCACCCGCCTCACCAATGCGGGCAGCGTATCGACGCGCGGCATCGAGATGGATTTCAACGCCGCGGTCACCGACAATTTCTCGCTGTCGGGCGGGTTCAACTATACCGACGCGCACATCAACAAGTTCATCTGTCCGGCCGGGACGGTGGTGACCTGCGCCGACGCGATCAATGGAAAACCGTTGCCCTTCGCTCCCAAATACAAGGGGACGGCAACGGTGGACTGGCGGCTGCCGCTCAATCTCCAGGGCTTCAACGTCGATCTGAACAGCTCCGTCACCTATCAGAGCAAGACGAATTTCGACATCAACCAGAATCCGTATTCCTACCAGAATCCCTATGCGATCTGGGACGCCGGGATCACGCTGCGCACCGCCGATGACAAATATGCGCTATCCTTCCTCGTGAAGAACATCACGAACAAGCAGTTCGTCATCCAGCGCATCCCGAACGGCACGTCGTTCATGCGCCAGATCACCCCGCGCGATGCCGAACGCTATGTCGGCGTCACCGCGCGCATGAACTTCTGA
- a CDS encoding LysR substrate-binding domain-containing protein, translating into MRQVEAFRAVMMSGGITAAASMLNISQPSVSRLIADMERAVGFRLFDRRGSRVHPTAQAQALYEAVRRSYAGLDLLDQAARRIRAHPVGTVRIAALAAIAMSVLPAVIARFRILYPDIKVTVESLGQRAIEERIFLGQADLGIGIDTQGREGVRSTLLARAEYICILPANHHLASRPHLTVEDLAGEEFIGPMHEADALWNGIDSALADSGIPVSRRLETQHSQILYAFVEAGLGVSIAEPFSAPLFHRLGVAIRPIAPPVYLDFALLEPDIGPTPEIVAWLGDDVRRETAACLAHVQNVVSSKP; encoded by the coding sequence ATGAGGCAGGTCGAGGCGTTTCGCGCCGTGATGATGAGCGGCGGCATCACCGCCGCCGCGTCGATGCTCAACATCAGCCAGCCGTCGGTCAGCCGGCTGATCGCCGATATGGAGCGCGCGGTGGGCTTCCGCCTGTTCGACCGGCGCGGCTCGCGCGTGCATCCCACCGCGCAGGCGCAAGCGCTCTATGAAGCGGTACGGCGAAGCTATGCCGGCCTCGACCTGCTGGATCAGGCGGCGCGGCGCATTCGCGCCCATCCGGTGGGGACGGTGCGGATCGCCGCGCTCGCGGCGATCGCGATGTCGGTCCTGCCGGCGGTGATCGCCCGTTTCCGCATCCTCTATCCCGATATCAAGGTCACCGTGGAATCGCTCGGCCAGCGCGCGATCGAGGAGCGCATCTTTCTCGGCCAGGCCGATCTCGGCATCGGCATCGACACGCAAGGGCGCGAGGGCGTCCGTTCGACATTGCTCGCGCGCGCCGAATATATCTGCATCCTTCCCGCGAACCACCATCTCGCCTCCCGCCCGCATCTGACGGTAGAGGATCTGGCGGGCGAGGAATTCATCGGCCCGATGCACGAGGCCGACGCGCTGTGGAACGGGATCGACTCCGCTCTTGCGGACTCCGGCATCCCGGTGTCGCGACGGCTGGAGACACAGCATTCGCAGATATTATATGCATTCGTCGAAGCCGGGCTGGGCGTGTCGATCGCCGAGCCGTTCAGCGCGCCGCTGTTTCACCGGCTCGGCGTCGCGATCCGTCCGATCGCCCCGCCGGTCTATCTCGATTTCGCGCTGCTCGAACCCGACATCGGCCCCACCCCTGAAATCGTCGCCTGGTTGGGCGACGACGTGCGGCGCGAAACGGCGGCGTGTCTCGCGCATGTCCAGAATGTCGTCTCCTCCAAGCCATAG